The window GATGCTCCGGGCGGTTCGGGGAGGGTTGCTGATCGTCGGGCTGGGGGCCCTCGCGCTCTTCCTCGTCCTCCCCGGAGGGGGGAAGGGCGCCCTGGGCCTCCTGGGGCTGCTGGCCCTCTCCCTGGCGCTGAACCTGTGGCTCTTGCCGTGGGCCCTGCGGCGGACCCTGGGGGGATGGCGGCCGCGGCTGCCCCGGCCCGTCCCGCCGCCGGGCCTGGGGACGACCATCGAGGAGCGGGTGGGGGAAACGGCTCGGGCCCTCGTCCGGGCCCTGGAGGGGCCGCCCCCCACCCTTTCCCCGGAGGCCCCGGTGGCCTTCCGGTGCCCGACCTGCGGCCGGCGGCTGGCGCGAGGGGACGCCCGATGCGCGGGCTGCGGCCAGCCCGCCCGGTTCCGGTGTCCTTATTGCGCCCGGGAGGTGGATCCCGAATGGCGGCGCTGCCC is drawn from Thermoflexus hugenholtzii and contains these coding sequences:
- a CDS encoding zinc ribbon domain-containing protein, producing the protein MLRAVRGGLLIVGLGALALFLVLPGGGKGALGLLGLLALSLALNLWLLPWALRRTLGGWRPRLPRPVPPPGLGTTIEERVGETARALVRALEGPPPTLSPEAPVAFRCPTCGRRLARGDARCAGCGQPARFRCPYCAREVDPEWRRCPACGAALPAAYEGR